In Acinetobacter piscicola, a single window of DNA contains:
- a CDS encoding IS30 family transposase, whose amino-acid sequence MNYTHLTQEERYQISTLLREGFSKRYIAWRLNRSPSTISREIARNRARNGYFAQHAHKLACRRHCPNPKRISREVWAQVMAYLELQWSPEQIASHVSVSLHSIYRFIQQDKSRGGVLFRNLRFRNQRKRKYGSIETRGQLTNRKSIHDRPAEIEQRSRFGDLEIDTIVGKNHQQSLVSIVDRKTGYLWLKKCSTRKAEEVCQATIRLLEPIKAHLKTITADNGKEFSLHEYAAQELDIDWYFADPYSAWQRGTNENTNGLIRQYIRKGSDLNDYTDAYIAEITQRLNHRPRKRLGFKSPSQVLWQQHGVALQMLI is encoded by the coding sequence ATGAACTATACTCATCTTACTCAAGAAGAAAGATATCAGATTTCCACATTGTTACGTGAAGGTTTTTCTAAACGTTATATCGCCTGGAGGCTAAATCGTTCACCTTCCACTATTTCTAGAGAAATAGCACGCAATCGAGCAAGGAATGGTTATTTCGCTCAACATGCCCATAAATTAGCTTGCAGACGGCATTGTCCTAATCCTAAAAGAATCTCTCGAGAGGTTTGGGCACAAGTTATGGCTTACCTTGAACTTCAGTGGAGCCCCGAACAGATTGCTTCTCATGTTTCAGTCAGCCTGCATTCCATATACAGGTTTATACAGCAGGATAAAAGCAGAGGTGGTGTGCTCTTCCGCAACTTACGTTTCAGAAATCAAAGAAAGAGAAAATATGGCTCCATTGAGACTCGTGGCCAACTGACAAACCGCAAAAGCATTCACGATCGACCTGCTGAGATTGAGCAGCGCTCCCGTTTCGGTGATTTGGAAATAGATACGATTGTTGGCAAGAATCACCAACAATCCCTGGTTTCAATTGTAGATCGGAAGACAGGTTATCTTTGGCTGAAAAAGTGCAGCACGCGCAAGGCTGAGGAAGTTTGCCAGGCTACGATCAGATTATTGGAACCGATCAAAGCACACCTAAAAACAATTACCGCGGACAATGGTAAAGAATTCAGCCTGCATGAGTATGCTGCTCAGGAATTAGATATAGATTGGTATTTCGCTGATCCCTATAGCGCCTGGCAGCGTGGAACAAATGAAAATACGAATGGATTGATCAGACAATATATTAGAAAAGGCAGTGACTTGAATGACTATACGGATGCATATATTGCAGAAATTACTCAACGCTTGAATCATCGTCCAAGAAA